In one Dama dama isolate Ldn47 chromosome 5, ASM3311817v1, whole genome shotgun sequence genomic region, the following are encoded:
- the KRT25 gene encoding keratin, type I cytoskeletal 25 — protein MGSHSIPAFINTALQHTCPDIMSLRLPSGSRRASPRPTTGSLRLSGGGASFGAGNACSMPGIGSSFSCAFGGSSSGGNALGSNACAGFTVNEGGLLSGNEKVTMQNLNDRLASYLENVRALEEANADLEQKIKGWYEKFGPGSCRGLDHDYSRYFPIIEDLKNQIIASTTSNANAVLQIDNARLTADDFRLKYENELALHQSVESDVNGLRRVLDEITLCRTDLEIQYETLSEELTYLKKNHKEEMQVLQCAAGGNVNVEMNAAPGVDLTVLLNNMRAEYEALAEQNRRDAEAWFNEKSASLQQQITEDVGATTSARNELTEMKRNLQTLEIELQSLLATKHSLECSLTETEGNYCAQLAQIQAQIGALEEQLHQVRTETEGQKLEYEQLLDIKVHLEKEIETYCLLIGGDDGACKSGGYKSKDYGAGNVGNQMKDPVKAIVVKKVLEEVDQRSKILTTRLHSLEEKSQSN, from the exons ATGGGCAGTCACTCCATTCCAGCTTTCATAAACACAGCTCTGCAACACACCTGTCCTGACATCATGTCTCTTCGACTTCCCAGTGGATCCAGGAGGGCCAGTCCCCGTCCCACCACCGGCTCTCTCAGGCTCTCTGGTGGGGGAGCCAGCTTTGGGGCTGGAAATGCTTGCAGCATGCCTGGAATTGGAAGCAGTTTCTCGtgtgcctttgggggcagctcgTCAGGAGGAAATGCCTTGGGGAGCAATGCCTGTGCTGGCTTTACTGTGAATGAGGGGGGCCTCCTTTCTGGCAATGAGAAGGTGACCATGCAGAATCTCAATGACCGCCTCGCATCCTACCTGGAGAATGTTCGCGCCCTGGAGGAGGCCAATGCTGACCTGGAGCAGAAGATCAAGGGCTGGTATGAGAAATTTGGGCCCGGTTCTTGCCGTGGTCTTGATCACGACTATAGTAGATATTTCCCAATAATTGAGGATCTTAAAAACCAG ATCATTGCTTCTACCACCAGCAATGCCAATGCTGTTCTGCAGATCGATAATGCCAGGCTGACCGCTGATGATTTCAGACTCAA GTATGaaaatgagctggctcttcatcAGAGCGTAGAGAGTGATGTCAATGGGCTTCGCAGAGTTCTGGATGAAATCACCCTCTGCAGAACAGACTTGGAGATTCAGTATGAAACCCtgagtgaagagctgacttacctCAAAAAGAACCATAAAGAG gaaatgcaggttctgcAGTGCGCGGCCGGAGGCAACGTGAACGTGGAGATGAACGCAGCGCCCGGCGTGGACCTCACGGTTCTGCTGAACAACATGCGGGCCGAGTATGAAGCCCTGGCCGAGCAGAACCGCAGGGACGCTGAGGCTTGGTTTAACGAAAAG AGCGCTTCCCTGCAACAGCAGATCACGGAGGATGTGGGAGCCACCACCTCAGCTAGGAATGAGCTGACAGAGATGAAGCGCAACCTCCAAACACTGGAAATTGAACTTCAGTCTCTCCTAGCCACG AAACACTCCCTGGAGTGCTCCTTGACGGAAACGGAAGGCAACTACTGTGCCCAGCTGGCCCAGATCCAGGCTCAGATCGGGGCCCTGGAGGAGCAGCTGCACCAGGTCAGGACCGAGACCGAGGGCCAGAAACTGGAGTATGAGCAGCTCCTGGACATCAAGGTCCACCTGGAAAAAGAAATCGAGACCTACTGTCTCCTCATTGGTGGAGATGATGG GGCTTGCAAGTCTGGAGGTTACAAGTCTAAAGACTATGGAGCTGGAAATGTGGGAAACCAAATGAAAG ATCCAGTCAAAGCCATTGTGGTTAAGAAAGTCCTTGAGGAGGTAGACCAGCGCAGCAAAATACTTACCACCAGGCTCCACTCCCTGGAAGAGAAATCTCAAAGCAATTAG
- the LOC133057453 gene encoding keratin, type I cytoskeletal 26, whose product MSFRLSSGSRRLCSQAGTGRLTGGRTGFRAGNVCSGLGAGSNFSGPLGSVSSRGSFSHGGGGLGSGVSTGFLENEHGLLSGNEKVTLQNLNDRLASYLDHVCALEEANADLEQKIKGWYEKYGPGSGRQLAHDYSKYFSVTEDLKRQIISVTTCNASIVLQNENARLTAEDFRLKYENELALHQSVEADINGLHRVMDELTLCTNDLEIQCEALSEELTYLKKNHQKEMKVMQGTAGGNVNVEINAAPGVDLTVLLNNMRAEYEDLAEQNREDAEAWFNEKSTSLHQQISDDVGAATAARNELMELKRNLQTLEIELQSLMAMKHSYECSLAETESNYCHQLQQIQEQIGAMEDRLQQIRMETEGQKLEHERLLDVKIFLEKEIEMYCKLIDGEGRKSKSTCYKSEGRGPKNSENQVKDSKEEAVVKTVVGELDQLGSVLSLRVHSVEEKSSKISNITMEQRLPSKVPQ is encoded by the exons ATGTCTTTTCGACTTTCTAGTGGATCCAGGCGGCTCTGCTCTCAAGCTGGCACTGGTCGGCTAACGGGTGGAAGGACAGGCTTCAGGGCTGGAAATGTATGCAGTGGGTTGGGAGCAGGAAGCAACTTCTCTGGCCCTCTTGGAAGCGTTTCTTCTAGAGGAAGTTTCTCTCATGGTGGTGGAGGGTTGGGAAGTGGTGTCTCTACTGGTTTTCTTGAAAATGAGCATGGCCTCCTCTCTGGGAATGAAAAGGTGACACTGCAAAACCTCAATGACCGCCTGGCATCCTACCTGGACCATGTGTGTGCTCTGGAGGAGGCCAACGCTGACCTCGAGCAGAAAATCAAGGGCTGGTATGAGAAATATGGGCCTGGTTCTGGCCGGCAACTTGCTCATGACTATAGTAAATATTTCTCAGTCACTGAAGATCTCAAAAGGCAG ATTATTTCTGTGACTACCTGTAATGCCAGCATTGttctacaaaatgaaaatgcCAGACTGACTGCTGAGGACTTCAGGCTGAA GTATGAAAATGAGCTTGCTCTGCACCAGAGTGTTGAGGCGGACATCAATGGTCTTCACAGAGTTATGGATGAGCTGACTCTTTGTACAAATGACCTGGAGATACAGTGCGAAGCACTCAGTGAGGAACTGACATACCTCAAAAAAAATCACCAGAAG GAAATGAAAGTCATGCAGGGCACAGCTGGGGGGAACGTGAATGTGGAAATAAATGCAGCCCCAGGAGTGGACCTCACTGTTCTGTTGAACAACATGAGGGCTGAGTACGAGGACTTGGCGGAACAGAACCGCGAAGATGCCGAGGCCTGGTTTAATGAGAAG AGCACATCGCTGCATCAGCAGATTTCTGACGATGTGGGAGCTGCTACGGCAGCCAGAAATGAGCTGATGGAACTGAAGCGCAACCTGCAAACCTTGGAAATAGAACTTCAGTCCCTCATGGCCATG aAACATTCCTACGAATGCTCCTTGGCTGAGACTGAAAGCAATTACTGCCATCAGCTCCAGCAAATCCAAGAGCAGATTGGAGCAATGGAGGACCGACTCCAGCAGATTCGGATGGAAACAGAAGGCCAGAAGCTTGAGCACGAAAGGCTTCTCGatgtcaaaatatttttagaaaaagaaattgaaatgtaTTGCAAATTAATAGATGGGGAAGGAAG aaaaagcaagtccACATGTTACAAATCAGAAGGGCGTGGGCCCAAAAATTCCGAAAATCAAGTCAAAG actCAAAAGAAGAAGCTGTTGTCAAAACAGTGGTGGGGGAACTTGATCAGCTTGGCAGTGTCCTCTCACTAAGGGTCCACTCGGTTGAAGAAAAATCCTCAAAAATAAGCAACATTACAATGGAGCAACGACTGCCTTCTAAAGTCCCTCAATGA
- the KRT27 gene encoding keratin, type I cytoskeletal 27, whose amino-acid sequence MSVRFSSASRRLGSCGGAGSVRLSSGGAGFGVGSTGSVPGFGSGFTCAFGGSSSAGGYSAGLGGGNASCAAFTGNEHGLLSGNEKVTMQNLNDRLASYLDNVRALEEANADLEQKIKGWYEKFGPGSCRGLDHDYSRYFTVIDDLRNQIISATTSNANVVLQNDNARLTADDFRLKFENEQALHQSVDADVSSLRRVLDELTLCRTDLEIQLETLSEELAYLKKNHEEEMKALQCAAGGNVNVEMNAAPGVDLTVLLNNMRAEYEALAEQNRRDAEAWFNEKSASLQQQISDDAGATTSARNELTEMKRTLQTLEIELQSLLATKHSLECSLTETEGNYCAQLAQIQAQIGALEEQLHQVRTETEGQKLEYEQLLDIKVHLEKEIETYCRLIDGEDGSCAKSKGYGGPGNQIKDPSKATVVKTIVEEIDPRGKVLSSRVHTVEEKSTKVNNMKSEQRVPS is encoded by the exons ATGAGCGTGCGCTTTTCTTCTGCATCCAGACGCCTTGGCTCCTGTGGGGGAGCTGGCTCTGTGCGGCTCTCCAGTGGGGGAGCCGGCTTTGGGGTCGGCAGCACAGGCAGCGTGCCAGGCTTTGGAAGCGGCTTCACCTGCGCCTTTGGAGGAAGCTCCTCTGCAGGAGGCTACAGCGCGGGGCTGGGCGGAGGAAATGCTTCCTGCGCCGCCTTCACTGGAAATGAACATGGCCTCCTCTCCGGCAATGAGAAGGTGACCATGCAGAACCTCAACGACCGCCTGGCCTCCTACCTGGACAACGTGCGCGCCCTAGAGGAGGCCAACGCCGACTTGGAGCAGAAGATCAAGGGCTGGTATGAGAAATTTGGGCCTGGTTCCTGCCGCGGTCTCGATCACGATTATAGCAGATACTTCACAGTAATTGACGACCTTAGGAACCAG ATAATTTCTGCAACAACAAGCAATGCCAATGTTGTCCTGCAAAATGACAATGCAAGGCTCACAGCTGATGACTTCAGACTAAA GTTTGAAAATGAACAGGCCCTCCACCAGAGCGTGGACGCGGATGTCAGCAGTTTGCGCCGGGTCCTGGACGAACTGACTCTGTGCAGAACGGACTTAGAGATTCAGCTGGAGACACTCAGCGAGGAGTTGGCATACCTCAAGAAGAACCATGAGGAG GAGATGAAGGCTCTGCAGTGCGCGGCCGGAGGCAATGTGAACGTGGAGATGAATGCGGCACCCGGCGTGGACCTCACGGTTCTGCTGAACAACATGCGGGCCGAGTACGAAGCCCTGGCCGAGCAGAACCGCAGGGATGCAGAGGCCTGGTTCAACGAAAAG AGCGCTTCGCTGCAGCAGCAGATTTCTGATGATGCTGGCGCCACCACCTCAGCTCGGAATGAACTGACAGAGATGAAACGTACTCTTCAAACCCTGGAGATTGAACTTCAGTCTCTCTTAGCGACA AAACACTCACTGGAGTGCTCCTTGACGGAGACGGAGGGCAACTACTGTGCCCAGCTGGCCCAGATCCAGGCTCAGATCGGAGCCCTAGAGGAGCAGCTGCATCAGGTCAGGACTGAAACCGAGGGCCAGAAACTGGAATACGAACAGCTCCTGGACATCAAGGtccacctggagaaagaaatcgAGACCTACTGCCGCCTGATAGATGGAGAGGATGG CTCTTGCGCTAAATCAAAAGGCTATGGTGGGCCAGGAAATCAGATAAAAG ATCCATCTAAAGCCACCGTGGTTAAAACAATTGTTGAAGAAATAGATCCTCGTGGCAAAGTTCTGTCATCTAGAGTTCACACTGTGGAAGAGAAATCCACCAaagtcaacaacatgaagagtgagCAGAGGGTGCCTTCCTGA